One genomic segment of Mycolicibacterium chubuense NBB4 includes these proteins:
- a CDS encoding DUF222 domain-containing protein, giving the protein MFAQVFDFDVDDGASEAELRDVVERCERLKSVAAAAQARATALWAAKRRAAEAAAGIPAAKRGRGLASEVALARRDAPVCGNTHLGVAQALVHEMPHTLAALEAGVLSEYRASLIVKASACLSVGHRRELDAELCADTTELAGWGNARVEAEAKKITARLDVAAVVERNAKAVGDRCVWTRPAPEGMVYVTALMPLAQGIGVYAALKRQADLTGDGRGRGQIMADTLYERVTGRPAEAPVPVALNLVLADTTLFGGDDCPGWAAGYGPVPAAVARHLVSEAVADQNAKATLRRLYRHPTSGQLVALESKARLFPTGLAAFLGLRDQTCRTPYCNAPIRHHDHARPHRDGGPTSALNGLGACAACNYAKEAPGWTVTTTEHHGRHTAAFRTPTGAVYHSTAPPLPGPPVRQWVHHTDRPVSIDMVALKHAA; this is encoded by the coding sequence GTGTTCGCACAGGTGTTCGATTTCGACGTCGATGACGGTGCCTCGGAGGCTGAGTTGCGTGATGTCGTCGAGCGTTGTGAACGGCTGAAATCTGTTGCGGCCGCCGCCCAGGCGCGGGCGACGGCGTTGTGGGCGGCCAAGCGACGCGCCGCCGAGGCCGCTGCCGGGATACCGGCGGCCAAGCGCGGGCGCGGGCTGGCCTCGGAGGTGGCGTTGGCCCGCCGCGATGCCCCGGTGTGCGGGAACACCCACCTCGGCGTCGCGCAGGCGCTGGTGCACGAGATGCCCCACACCCTGGCCGCACTGGAGGCCGGGGTGCTCTCGGAGTACCGGGCTAGCTTGATCGTCAAGGCGTCGGCGTGTCTGAGTGTGGGGCATCGCCGCGAGCTCGACGCCGAGTTGTGTGCCGACACCACCGAGCTGGCGGGCTGGGGCAATGCCCGGGTGGAGGCCGAGGCCAAGAAGATCACCGCCCGCCTGGACGTCGCGGCGGTGGTGGAACGCAACGCCAAGGCGGTCGGGGACCGGTGTGTGTGGACCCGTCCCGCCCCGGAGGGCATGGTCTATGTCACCGCGCTCATGCCGCTGGCGCAGGGCATCGGGGTGTACGCCGCGCTCAAACGCCAGGCCGACCTGACCGGGGATGGGCGTGGTCGCGGGCAGATCATGGCCGACACCCTCTATGAGCGGGTGACCGGGCGCCCCGCGGAGGCGCCGGTTCCGGTGGCGCTGAATCTGGTGCTGGCCGACACCACGCTGTTCGGGGGCGACGACTGCCCCGGCTGGGCCGCGGGCTACGGTCCCGTCCCCGCCGCGGTCGCCCGGCATCTGGTGTCCGAGGCGGTCGCCGACCAGAACGCCAAAGCCACCCTGCGCCGGCTCTACCGGCACCCCACGAGTGGGCAGTTGGTGGCGCTGGAGTCGAAAGCCCGGCTCTTCCCGACAGGGTTGGCGGCGTTCCTCGGGCTGCGCGACCAGACCTGTCGCACGCCGTACTGCAACGCCCCGATCCGCCACCACGACCACGCCAGGCCCCACCGCGACGGCGGGCCGACCAGCGCGCTCAACGGGCTCGGTGCCTGCGCAGCGTGCAACTACGCCAAAGAAGCTCCCGGCTGGACGGTCACCACCACCGAACACCACGGCCGCCACACCGCCGCATTCCGCACCCCCACCGGCGCGGTCTACCACTCCACCGCACCACCACTGCCCGGACCACCGGTCCGACAATGGGTGCACCACACCGACCGACCCGTCAGCATCGACATGGTCGCCCTCAAACACGCCGCCTAA
- a CDS encoding class I SAM-dependent methyltransferase, producing MTTSDVKKHWEDRYAERDRIWSGRVNHWLAEIAGTLRPGRALDLGCGEGGDSVWLAEHGWQVVGVDISDTALARAAAEAARRGLSERVEFLQMNLSEQFPEGSFDLVSAQFLQSLVHLDRERIFAAAARAVAPGGTLLVVDHGAAPPWAQHIHDHVFPSVDEVLATIPLEGPWERVRVGSAERDAVGPDGQRGVLLDNLIVLRRSAA from the coding sequence ATGACGACATCTGACGTGAAGAAGCACTGGGAAGACCGGTACGCCGAGCGGGACCGGATCTGGAGCGGACGGGTCAACCACTGGCTCGCGGAGATCGCCGGGACGCTGCGCCCCGGACGGGCGCTCGATCTGGGCTGCGGTGAAGGAGGCGACTCCGTGTGGCTGGCCGAACACGGCTGGCAGGTGGTCGGCGTCGACATCTCCGACACCGCGCTCGCCCGGGCGGCCGCCGAGGCGGCACGCCGGGGTCTGTCCGAGCGCGTGGAGTTCCTGCAGATGAATTTGTCCGAGCAGTTCCCGGAAGGATCCTTCGATCTGGTGTCGGCGCAGTTCCTGCAGTCGCTGGTGCACCTCGACCGCGAGCGGATATTCGCCGCCGCGGCCCGTGCCGTCGCACCCGGCGGGACGCTGCTGGTCGTCGACCACGGCGCTGCGCCGCCATGGGCCCAGCACATTCACGATCACGTGTTTCCCAGCGTCGACGAGGTGCTCGCAACCATCCCGCTCGAGGGGCCGTGGGAGCGGGTGCGTGTCGGGTCGGCCGAACGCGACGCGGTGGGCCCGGACGGGCAGCGAGGTGTGTTGCTCGACAATCTGATCGTTCTGCGCAGGTCAGCAGCCTAG
- a CDS encoding NAD(P)/FAD-dependent oxidoreductase, whose product MDTQWDCVVVGGGAAGLSAALVLGRARRRTLVVDAGEQSNLAAHGIGGLLGFDGAAPAQLYAQGRAELTRYPSVDSRQGEITSATPHEGGFTLGFAGGDREVTRRILLATGMRYDLPAVPGLDALWGRSVFACPFCHGWEVRDRPLAVLARGERAVHMALLLSGWSDDVVVLTDGPAEFAAGDRGRLTAAGIAVDERAVTALESSDGELDAVVFADGSRCPRRGLLVAATLRQRSGLAAQLGVQFVAAGPVSPEAVEVDAMYRTSVPGVFAAGDICAQMPQVASAIAAGSAAATSVVASSMEERR is encoded by the coding sequence ATGGACACACAGTGGGACTGCGTCGTGGTGGGTGGGGGAGCCGCCGGACTCAGCGCAGCACTCGTACTCGGACGGGCCCGGCGGCGCACTCTGGTCGTGGACGCCGGTGAGCAGAGCAACCTCGCCGCGCACGGAATCGGCGGACTGCTCGGATTCGACGGAGCCGCCCCGGCGCAGTTGTATGCACAGGGCCGCGCTGAACTGACCCGCTACCCGTCGGTCGACTCAAGACAGGGCGAGATCACCTCCGCGACGCCGCACGAAGGGGGATTCACCCTCGGATTCGCCGGTGGCGACAGGGAAGTCACTCGACGGATCCTGCTGGCGACCGGCATGCGCTACGACTTGCCTGCGGTACCCGGGCTGGACGCCCTGTGGGGACGCTCGGTGTTCGCGTGTCCGTTCTGCCACGGCTGGGAGGTTCGCGACCGGCCGCTTGCGGTGCTTGCGCGCGGGGAGCGGGCCGTGCACATGGCGCTGCTGCTCAGCGGATGGAGTGACGATGTCGTGGTGCTCACCGACGGACCCGCGGAGTTCGCGGCCGGCGACCGCGGACGCCTGACCGCGGCAGGGATCGCGGTGGACGAGCGTGCGGTGACGGCGCTGGAGTCGAGCGACGGGGAGTTGGACGCGGTCGTCTTCGCCGACGGGTCGCGGTGTCCACGGCGCGGACTGCTCGTGGCTGCGACGCTACGGCAGCGAAGCGGCCTCGCCGCGCAGCTCGGAGTGCAATTCGTTGCGGCGGGTCCGGTTTCGCCGGAGGCAGTCGAGGTGGATGCGATGTACCGTACCTCGGTGCCCGGCGTGTTCGCCGCCGGCGACATCTGTGCGCAGATGCCCCAGGTGGCGTCGGCGATCGCCGCGGGCTCTGCGGCGGCAACCTCGGTGGTGGCGAGTTCGATGGAGGAGAGGCGATGA
- a CDS encoding helix-turn-helix domain-containing protein has protein sequence MQANDDDGVDTLVRRRLRELRLQRGMTLEDVATRSNIDVSTLSRLESGKRRLALDHLPRLAGALSVSTDELLRSPDVEDPRVRGASHTRNQITFWPLTGQGPAGGLHAYKVRISARRRTPPPELPIHEGHDWMYVLSGHMRLLLGDRDFTIKPGEAVDFSTWTPHWFGVVDGPVEAIALFGLHGERVHLHTDHK, from the coding sequence ATGCAGGCAAATGACGACGACGGCGTCGACACTCTCGTGCGGCGCCGGCTCCGAGAGCTGAGGCTGCAACGCGGGATGACGCTGGAGGACGTCGCCACACGATCCAACATCGACGTCTCGACGTTGAGTCGGCTGGAGTCCGGCAAACGGCGCTTGGCGCTCGACCATCTCCCCCGCCTCGCCGGCGCCTTGTCGGTCAGCACCGACGAGTTGCTGCGCAGTCCCGACGTCGAGGACCCGCGGGTGCGCGGCGCGTCGCACACCCGCAACCAGATCACGTTCTGGCCGCTGACCGGGCAGGGTCCGGCCGGCGGGCTACACGCCTACAAGGTCCGCATCAGCGCCCGCCGGCGCACACCACCGCCGGAGCTGCCGATCCACGAGGGGCATGACTGGATGTACGTCCTGTCCGGCCACATGCGGCTCCTGCTGGGCGACCGCGATTTCACGATCAAACCCGGTGAGGCCGTGGACTTCTCGACCTGGACCCCGCACTGGTTCGGCGTGGTGGACGGTCCGGTGGAGGCCATCGCGCTGTTCGGCCTACACGGCGAACGGGTGCACCTGCACACCGATCACAAGTAG
- a CDS encoding bifunctional RNase H/acid phosphatase translates to MKVIVEADGGSRGNPGPAGFGAVVWSADHRSILAETSSAIGRATNNVAEYRGLIAGLQAASEVGATEADVYMDSKLVVEQMAGRWRVKHPDLAPLHQQARDIANTFDRISYTWIPRDKNSHADGLANKAMDVAAGEVADPPDPVVSQENSATTEVVTNPAGWTGARGAPTRLLLLRHGQTELSVQRRYSGRGNPALTDLGVQQARAAARYLGDKGGIDAVVASPLQRAHDTAAAAAKALDLDVEVDEDLIETDFGAWEGLTFSEAAERDPELHRKWLRDTAVPPPAGESFDTVAERVRRAQQRIVAERAGRTVLVVSHVTPIKTLLRMALDAGPAILYRLHLDLASLSIAEFYPDGAASVRLVNQTSYL, encoded by the coding sequence GTGAAGGTGATCGTCGAGGCGGATGGGGGGTCGCGCGGTAACCCGGGCCCGGCGGGCTTCGGCGCGGTCGTGTGGTCGGCGGATCACCGTTCGATACTGGCCGAGACGAGCTCGGCGATCGGGCGGGCCACCAACAACGTCGCGGAATACCGCGGGCTGATTGCCGGGCTGCAGGCCGCTTCGGAGGTCGGCGCCACCGAAGCCGACGTGTACATGGATTCCAAGCTCGTGGTCGAGCAGATGGCGGGGCGTTGGCGCGTCAAGCACCCCGACCTCGCGCCGCTGCACCAGCAGGCTCGCGACATCGCGAACACCTTCGACCGGATCAGCTACACATGGATTCCGCGGGACAAGAACAGCCACGCCGACGGTCTGGCCAACAAGGCCATGGACGTCGCGGCGGGTGAGGTCGCCGACCCACCGGATCCGGTTGTCTCGCAGGAGAACTCTGCGACAACGGAAGTAGTGACCAACCCTGCCGGTTGGACCGGAGCCCGGGGAGCGCCGACCCGGCTGCTGCTCCTGCGGCACGGGCAGACGGAGTTGTCGGTCCAGCGCCGGTATTCGGGTCGGGGAAATCCTGCACTGACCGACCTGGGGGTCCAGCAGGCACGCGCGGCGGCCCGGTATCTCGGCGACAAGGGCGGCATCGACGCAGTCGTGGCGTCGCCGCTGCAACGCGCCCACGACACCGCCGCGGCAGCGGCCAAGGCGCTCGATCTCGATGTCGAGGTCGACGAGGACCTGATCGAGACCGACTTCGGCGCCTGGGAGGGGCTCACGTTCTCCGAGGCGGCTGAACGCGATCCCGAACTGCATCGCAAGTGGCTGCGTGACACGGCCGTGCCACCGCCGGCGGGTGAGAGCTTCGACACCGTCGCAGAACGGGTGCGCCGCGCGCAGCAGCGGATCGTCGCCGAGCGCGCAGGCCGGACCGTGCTGGTCGTCTCGCACGTGACGCCGATCAAAACGCTGCTGAGAATGGCACTCGATGCGGGTCCGGCGATTCTCTACCGCCTGCATCTGGACCTGGCGTCGCTGTCGATCGCGGAGTTCTATCCCGACGGAGCCGCGTCCGTGCGCCTGGTCAATCAGACCTCCTACTTGTGA
- a CDS encoding zinc ribbon domain-containing protein, producing the protein MKADVWQQHSLAELAKCDAEIGRIEHRTKNLPEQGSLEAAQAAHREANDRLAALQLALADIDAQVAKFESEIDGVRQREDRDRALLQGGTVDAKALTDLQHELDTLQRRQSSLEDSLLEVMERREELAADQDRALAAIEEKETALADAQRAADDARAELSSLRRQTSTRREELVAGIDEALLSLYERQRARTGVGAGALEGRRCGACRLEIDKGELARIAAAADDDVVRCPECSAILLRVQGLSA; encoded by the coding sequence ATGAAAGCTGACGTGTGGCAGCAACATTCGCTGGCCGAGCTCGCGAAGTGCGACGCCGAGATCGGCCGGATCGAGCACCGGACGAAGAACCTCCCCGAGCAGGGGTCGCTCGAGGCGGCCCAGGCCGCGCACCGCGAGGCCAACGACCGGCTGGCCGCGCTGCAGCTCGCCCTGGCCGACATCGACGCCCAAGTGGCCAAGTTCGAGTCCGAGATCGACGGCGTGCGTCAGCGCGAGGACCGTGACCGGGCTCTGCTGCAGGGCGGGACCGTGGATGCCAAGGCGCTCACCGATCTGCAACACGAACTCGACACGCTGCAGCGACGTCAGTCGAGTCTCGAGGATTCCCTGCTGGAGGTGATGGAGCGGCGCGAGGAGCTCGCCGCCGACCAGGACCGGGCGCTGGCTGCCATCGAGGAGAAGGAGACGGCGCTGGCCGACGCGCAGCGGGCCGCCGATGACGCCCGTGCGGAGTTGTCGTCCCTGCGCCGGCAGACATCGACGCGCCGCGAGGAGCTCGTCGCAGGTATCGACGAGGCGCTGTTGTCTCTCTACGAGCGGCAGCGTGCCCGTACGGGTGTCGGCGCGGGAGCGCTGGAAGGTAGGCGCTGCGGTGCCTGCCGGCTCGAGATCGACAAGGGGGAGCTGGCCCGGATCGCGGCCGCGGCCGACGACGACGTCGTGCGGTGTCCCGAGTGCTCCGCGATCCTGTTGCGCGTCCAAGGACTCTCGGCGTGA
- a CDS encoding Nif3-like dinuclear metal center hexameric protein, whose protein sequence is MTVRLVDVIDVLDEAYPPSLAQSWDSVGLVCGDPSEPVESVTVAVDATPGVVAQVPQRGLLLAHHPLLLRGVDSVAADTAKGALVHSLIRGGRALFTAHTNADSASPGVSDALAEALGLDVTGVLSPVPSGPALDKWVVFVPRVNTDAVRSAMFAAGAGHIGDYSQCSWSVPGTGQFLPHDGAYPAIGTVGTVEHVAEDRVEMVAPVSRRAPVYAALRAAHPYEEPAYDVIALQAPPGGVGLGRVGVLPNSEPLSAFVSRVRSALPPTSWGVRAGGDPALAVSRVAVCGGAGDSLLAEVAGAGVQAFVTADLRHHPADEHRRVSDVALVDVAHWASEFPWCAQAAELLGEHFGASLPVVVSDLRTDPWNVEEATHES, encoded by the coding sequence ATGACGGTCCGGCTCGTCGACGTCATCGACGTGCTCGACGAGGCGTATCCGCCGTCGCTGGCGCAGAGTTGGGATTCCGTCGGGCTCGTGTGCGGGGACCCGTCGGAGCCGGTCGAATCGGTCACCGTCGCCGTGGACGCCACTCCCGGAGTCGTCGCGCAGGTGCCCCAGCGGGGACTGTTGCTGGCGCACCATCCGCTACTGCTCCGTGGCGTCGACTCGGTGGCCGCCGACACGGCCAAGGGTGCGCTGGTCCATTCGCTGATCCGCGGCGGCCGGGCCCTGTTCACCGCACACACCAACGCCGACAGTGCCTCGCCCGGCGTGTCGGACGCGCTCGCCGAGGCGCTGGGGCTCGACGTGACCGGCGTCCTCTCGCCGGTGCCCTCCGGGCCGGCCCTGGACAAGTGGGTGGTGTTCGTGCCGCGGGTGAACACCGACGCCGTGCGGTCGGCGATGTTCGCCGCGGGCGCCGGACACATCGGGGACTACTCGCAGTGCAGTTGGAGCGTGCCCGGCACCGGACAGTTCCTGCCGCACGACGGGGCATACCCGGCGATCGGCACCGTGGGCACCGTGGAACACGTCGCCGAGGACCGCGTCGAGATGGTGGCTCCGGTATCCCGGCGCGCACCCGTGTACGCCGCGTTGCGCGCCGCGCATCCCTACGAGGAGCCCGCCTACGACGTCATCGCCCTGCAGGCACCGCCGGGTGGTGTCGGACTCGGGCGCGTCGGCGTCCTGCCGAACTCAGAGCCGTTGTCCGCGTTCGTATCCCGAGTCCGCTCGGCGCTGCCGCCCACGTCGTGGGGGGTGCGCGCCGGTGGCGACCCTGCCCTGGCGGTGTCGCGGGTCGCGGTCTGCGGCGGCGCGGGTGACTCGCTGCTCGCCGAGGTGGCCGGCGCCGGCGTCCAGGCGTTCGTCACCGCCGACCTGCGCCACCACCCGGCCGACGAGCACCGCCGGGTGTCCGATGTCGCGCTCGTCGATGTGGCCCACTGGGCCAGTGAGTTCCCCTGGTGCGCCCAAGCCGCCGAGCTGCTGGGCGAGCATTTCGGCGCGTCGCTGCCCGTCGTGGTCTCCGATCTGCGTACCGACCCCTGGAATGTCGAGGAAGCAACACATGAAAGCTGA
- a CDS encoding HAD hydrolase-like protein: protein MLDSTRDIVPVSRGDLLIFDLDGTLTDSAEGIVASFRHALHTVGAAVPDGDLVSRIVGPPMHMTLTQLGLGASADAAIAAYRADYTSRGWSMNKPFDGIPGLLGDLRAADVRLAVATSKAEPTARRILAHFELDGCFEVIAGASVDGTRAAKSDVLAHALHQLAPLPDRVLMVGDRSHDVEGAAAHGIDTIVVDWGYGRRDFDGGRGGALTHVASVDELREVLGV from the coding sequence ATGCTGGACAGCACCCGCGACATCGTTCCCGTCAGCCGCGGTGATCTGCTGATCTTCGACCTCGACGGCACCCTCACCGATTCGGCCGAGGGCATCGTCGCCAGCTTCCGGCACGCGTTGCACACCGTCGGCGCCGCCGTCCCGGACGGCGACCTGGTCAGCCGCATCGTCGGCCCGCCCATGCACATGACCCTGACGCAGCTGGGTCTCGGCGCGAGCGCCGACGCGGCCATCGCCGCCTACCGGGCCGACTACACCAGTCGCGGCTGGTCGATGAACAAGCCGTTCGACGGGATCCCCGGACTGCTCGGTGACCTGCGCGCCGCTGACGTGCGCCTGGCCGTCGCAACGTCGAAGGCCGAGCCGACCGCCCGCCGCATCCTGGCCCACTTCGAGCTAGACGGCTGCTTCGAGGTGATCGCGGGAGCCAGCGTGGACGGCACCCGCGCCGCCAAATCGGACGTCCTGGCGCATGCGCTGCACCAGCTCGCCCCGCTGCCGGACCGCGTGCTGATGGTCGGCGATCGCTCGCACGACGTCGAGGGTGCCGCCGCGCACGGGATCGACACGATCGTCGTCGACTGGGGTTACGGGCGCCGGGACTTCGACGGGGGTCGCGGCGGCGCCCTGACCCACGTCGCCAGCGTCGACGAGCTTCGCGAGGTGCTGGGTGTCTGA
- a CDS encoding low molecular weight protein-tyrosine-phosphatase: MSERLHVTFICSGNICRSPMAEKMFGHQIRERGLADVVRVTSAGTGHWHEGEPADRRAGHVLRGHGYPTAHRATQIDDNHLAADLIVALGRNHLRMLEQMGVPAARLRMLRSFDPRSGAHALDVEDPYYGTQDDFEDTYAVIDAALPGLHDWVDEQLAAREQAS; encoded by the coding sequence GTGTCTGAGCGTCTGCACGTCACGTTCATCTGCTCGGGCAACATCTGCCGCAGCCCGATGGCCGAGAAGATGTTCGGTCACCAGATCCGCGAGCGGGGGCTCGCCGACGTCGTGCGCGTGACCAGTGCGGGCACTGGCCATTGGCATGAGGGCGAGCCCGCCGACCGCCGCGCCGGCCACGTGCTGCGCGGGCACGGCTATCCGACCGCGCACCGCGCGACGCAGATCGACGACAACCACCTGGCCGCTGATCTCATCGTCGCGCTGGGCCGCAACCACCTGCGCATGCTGGAGCAGATGGGCGTGCCCGCCGCGCGCCTGCGCATGCTCCGGTCGTTCGACCCGCGGTCGGGCGCCCACGCCCTCGACGTCGAGGACCCCTACTACGGAACCCAGGACGACTTCGAGGACACCTACGCGGTGATCGACGCGGCGCTGCCGGGTCTGCACGACTGGGTGGACGAGCAACTGGCCGCCCGGGAACAGGCCAGCTGA
- a CDS encoding SURF1 family cytochrome oxidase biogenesis protein: MRRLGFLLRPQWLALFVVAAAFAYLCFTVLAPWQLGKNTRTSRENAQISRSLDAEPVQLTKVLPHQDSAAPTEQWQRVTATGRYLPDRQVLARLRVVDGDPAFEVLVPFAVDGGPTVLVDRGYVRPVQASKVPPIDPAPAGTVTITARLRDPEPVAEGKEPFRAEGAQQVYSINPGQISALTGVPLAGSYLQLVDGQPGGLGTIPLPHLDAGPFLSYGIQWIAFGILAPIGVGYFVYSEIRVRRREKAAADASAARTSPGEPVVPLTAEEKLADRYGRRR, encoded by the coding sequence ATGCGCCGGCTCGGGTTCCTGCTGCGGCCGCAGTGGCTGGCGCTGTTCGTGGTGGCCGCGGCGTTCGCCTACCTGTGCTTCACCGTGCTGGCCCCGTGGCAACTGGGCAAGAACACCAGGACCTCGCGCGAGAACGCGCAGATCTCCCGCTCCCTGGACGCCGAGCCCGTGCAGTTGACCAAGGTGCTGCCGCATCAGGACTCGGCTGCACCGACCGAACAGTGGCAGCGGGTGACCGCGACGGGGCGGTACCTGCCGGACCGCCAGGTGCTGGCGCGGCTGCGGGTCGTCGACGGTGATCCCGCCTTCGAGGTGCTGGTTCCGTTCGCCGTCGACGGCGGACCCACCGTGCTCGTCGACCGCGGTTACGTGCGACCGGTGCAGGCGTCGAAGGTCCCGCCCATCGATCCGGCGCCGGCGGGCACCGTGACGATCACGGCGCGGCTGCGCGATCCCGAGCCGGTCGCCGAGGGCAAGGAGCCGTTCCGCGCCGAGGGCGCCCAGCAGGTGTACTCGATCAACCCCGGCCAGATCTCGGCGCTGACGGGGGTACCGCTCGCGGGGTCCTATCTGCAGCTGGTGGACGGTCAGCCGGGAGGGCTGGGCACCATCCCGCTTCCCCACCTCGATGCCGGCCCGTTCCTGTCGTACGGCATCCAGTGGATCGCGTTCGGCATCCTGGCGCCGATCGGCGTCGGCTACTTCGTCTACTCCGAGATCCGCGTGCGGCGTCGCGAGAAGGCGGCCGCCGACGCATCGGCCGCCCGGACGTCCCCCGGTGAGCCCGTCGTGCCCCTCACCGCCGAGGAGAAGCTGGCCGACCGGTACGGCAGGCGGCGCTGA
- a CDS encoding cobalamin biosynthesis protein: MFAAAGRAAGIAAGVLADAVFGDPRRGHPVALFGSGAAALEHRLYRDDRTAGVRHTAALLSSVALLGAVAEWAGRRRGPLAEAACVATATFVALGGTSLCRTGGQMVGLLEAGDVEGARRLLPSLCGRDPSVLDEAGLTRAALESIAENTSDAHVGPLVWAALGGVPAVLVYRAANTLDAMIGNRSPRYLRFGWAAARFDDVVNLPAARLTGLLTLVCAPAVGGSPGAAARAWRRDARKHPSPNAGVAEATFAGALGVRLGGPTQYAHELEIRPTLGDGRTPAVGDLARAVRLSRAVQVAAAAVAVSAACRTGRPASPRR; the protein is encoded by the coding sequence GTGTTCGCTGCAGCAGGTCGCGCCGCGGGAATCGCCGCGGGCGTGCTGGCCGACGCCGTGTTCGGCGACCCTCGACGGGGTCATCCGGTGGCGCTGTTCGGTAGCGGTGCAGCGGCTTTGGAGCATCGCCTGTACCGTGACGACCGCACTGCCGGTGTGCGCCACACCGCGGCGCTGCTGTCCTCGGTCGCCCTCCTGGGTGCGGTTGCCGAGTGGGCGGGCCGGCGGCGCGGACCGCTGGCCGAGGCGGCCTGCGTGGCCACGGCGACGTTCGTCGCCCTCGGCGGCACGTCGCTGTGCCGCACCGGCGGGCAGATGGTGGGCCTCCTGGAGGCCGGCGATGTCGAGGGCGCTCGTCGCCTGCTGCCCTCGCTGTGCGGGCGCGATCCGTCGGTGCTCGACGAGGCGGGCCTGACGCGGGCGGCGCTGGAGTCGATCGCCGAGAACACCTCCGACGCCCACGTCGGCCCGCTGGTGTGGGCCGCCCTCGGCGGCGTACCCGCGGTACTGGTGTACCGGGCAGCGAACACGCTGGACGCGATGATCGGCAACCGCTCGCCCCGCTACCTGCGGTTCGGCTGGGCGGCAGCGCGATTCGACGACGTGGTCAATCTGCCCGCGGCACGGCTGACGGGGCTGCTGACGCTCGTGTGCGCACCGGCGGTCGGCGGGTCACCCGGCGCGGCCGCACGGGCGTGGCGGCGCGACGCCCGCAAGCATCCGAGCCCCAATGCCGGCGTCGCGGAGGCGACGTTCGCCGGCGCTCTGGGCGTGCGTCTGGGTGGGCCCACGCAGTATGCGCACGAGCTGGAGATCCGGCCGACGCTCGGCGACGGGCGGACACCCGCGGTCGGCGACCTCGCGCGTGCCGTGCGGCTGTCGCGGGCGGTTCAGGTGGCCGCCGCCGCCGTGGCCGTCAGCGCCGCCTGCCGTACCGGTCGGCCAGCTTCTCCTCGGCGGTGA